A genome region from Manihot esculenta cultivar AM560-2 chromosome 5, M.esculenta_v8, whole genome shotgun sequence includes the following:
- the LOC110614279 gene encoding ethylene-responsive transcription factor ERN1 yields MTKKRKASHLHKGEAHAEKEDVAWDQVMEAAAALGGAWRARKRYVGVRQRPSGRWVAEIKDTVQKIRVWLGTYDTAEEAARAYDEAACLLRGANTRTNFWPCSSSHYKPALPSKITNRLLKRLRERNNSLSTSLPVSLQEQEASKVEETQFDNFFDQLPAEDCGICEDNNSDTSGGDYMSGFFETNFSRTEVCDWSNADEEAVKEKGEQEEEINEPWVVDFPLEDVAGGSSSTNCSPFDITQEMMAMGPMEQQEYYYGDDQSMLKNIMKRLNYERKFSASLYAYNGVSECLSLTFGSAANSDELPSKLRIINSNNKNEKDGKEEVQEFGIISAAQTATEEMGSRSSAMEGGESSLWSSLDLPPICFIV; encoded by the coding sequence ATGACGAAGAAGAGAAAGGCAAGTCATCTGCATAAGGGTGAAGCACACGCGGAGAAGGAAGACGTGGCTTGGGACCAAGTGATGGAGGCGGCTGCAGCTCTTGGTGGAGCCTGGAGAGCTCGAAAAAGATATGTTGGCGTTCGCCAGCGGCCGTCAGGGAGATGGGTGGCTGAGATAAAAGATACTGTACAAAAGATTAGAGTATGGTTGGGCACATATGATACTGCTGAGGAAGCTGCAAGAGCTTATGATGAAGCTGCTTGCTTGCTTCGTGGAGCTAACACTCGAACTAATTTCTGGCCTTGCTCTTCTTCTCATTACAAGCCAGCCCTTCCCTCGAAGATCACTAATCGTCTTTTGAAGAGACTCAGAGAAAGAAACAACAGTCTTTCAACCTCTCTGCCTGTTAGCCTACAGGAGCAAGAAGCAAGCAAAGTAGAAGAAACCCAGTTTGATAATTTCTTTGATCAGCTGCCAGCAGAGGATTGCGGCATCTGCGAAGACAATAATAGTGATACTAGCGGTGGTGATTACATGAGTGGTTTTTTCGAAACAAATTTCTCTAGAACAGAAGTGTGTGATTGGAGTAATGCTGATGAAGAAGCTGTAAAGGAGAAAGGGGAACAGGAAGAAGAGATCAATGAGCCATGGGTGGTAGATTTTCCACTGGAGGACGTTGCAGGAGGATCATCATCCACCAACTGTTCTCCATTTGAcataacacaggagatgatgGCTATGGGACCAATGGAGCAGCAGGAGTACTATTATGGGGATGACCAATCAATGCTAAAAAATATCATGAAGAGGCTCAACTATGAACGCAAGTTCTCAGCTTCACTTTATGCCTATAATGGGGTTTCAGAGTGTTTAAGTCTAACGTTCGGATCAGCAGCAAACAGTGATGAATTACCATCTAAACTTAGAATCATTAacagtaataataaaaatgaaaaggaTGGTAAGGAGGAGGTCCAAGAATTTGGGATTATTTCAGCCGCACAAACGGCAACAGAAGAAATGGGATCTCGATCTTCCGCCATGGAAGGAGGTGAATCGTCTCTTTGGAGCTCTCTTGATCTTCCTCCTATATGCTTCATTGTTTAG